From Candidatus Dadabacteria bacterium, the proteins below share one genomic window:
- a CDS encoding EamA family transporter, with protein MRTTFMALAVAAIWGLSPIFEKMSLKDASTTVVMTIRLVFISAVIAVFAVATGKTPEMFQVSGKTLTLILVSGLLGGVIGLFMFFSALKQGDASYVIPIAATAPLFTALYAWVLLGEKITTMRLAGIALISIGAALVYLTDKAR; from the coding sequence ATGAGAACAACGTTTATGGCTCTCGCCGTGGCGGCGATATGGGGGCTGAGCCCCATCTTTGAGAAGATGAGCCTCAAAGACGCTTCCACAACGGTCGTTATGACAATACGGCTGGTCTTCATCTCCGCCGTGATAGCGGTGTTTGCGGTTGCAACGGGGAAAACGCCGGAGATGTTTCAGGTTAGCGGAAAGACGCTGACGCTGATCCTCGTTTCCGGTCTTCTCGGCGGAGTGATAGGGCTGTTTATGTTCTTTTCCGCTCTCAAGCAGGGCGATGCCTCTTATGTGATTCCCATAGCGGCAACCGCGCCGCTTTTCACCGCGCTTTACGCATGGGTTCTGCTCGGAGAGAAAATAACAACAATGCGCCTTGCGGGCATTGCCCTGATATCCATAGGCGCTGCGCTGGTTTATCTTACAGACAAGGCGAGATGA